The region GCTACCTTGTGGTGTTTGGAGTAAAGACGTGCTGTACTGACTGGGGCCAGTTCTTCCTTATCCAGGAGAGAGGACAGTCAGCCCTCGTGGGTGAGATGAGTGTTGGGATGGGGCAGGCCTAGGGAGCAggagccaatgcaggggatgggaAATTCAGACCCGCTTCCCtttatcctctttcttctttccctgaGGCCGGGCAGTACTCAGGCAGCTGTGGCCAGTCACCCTTGGGGACCTTGTACCTCTCTGGGTTTCAGTCAGTCTGGGACAACCCCAAGGTGTAATACCCTTCcacccttcctttccctcttcccaccACAACTCCCCACTGCAGGTAGCTCCTACATGAGTGCCCTGGAGGTTGGGGGCCTTGTAGGCAGCATCGCAGCTGGCTACCTGTCAGACCGGGCCATGGCCAAGGTGAGTGGGCAGAAGGGACGGGAAGGAAGAGGGTCCCTTTAAATCTTCCCAGCATGACTGGGACAGGCACCAGAGAGGTAGGAGCCCTGGGGCACAGGCAGCTTGGCATATGCTGGTTTAGGTTGGGTGAGGTGGGAATGATTccaggctactcttctttgctaGGGTGTGGAGATGAGACTCTTGGGGGAAAGGGTTTTAACTGATGTCAAGGAGAGCCAGAATTTCTCTCCGCCTAGCTTCTCCACAGCCCCAGGGAaactggggttggggagggactGGATGCAGCCTGCCACCACGTGTCCCCAAGCCTGCCCCAAGTGGAGGAAGGGATGTTGTGGAGTTTGGCCTCAGAACATAATAAGCAGGTCCCAGGGCCTCCCAGAGCTGCTTTGGGCCAAGAACTGCAATGGGATTGCCAAAGACCTGTCAGCAGAGGTCTGCTGTGTCAGCGTCCAGGGGTGAGGGTTCTCTGCTGCTCCTGGGGCCTGATGTTGCTGGACTGTGTCCACAGGCACGGTTGTCCATGTACGGGAACCCCCGCCATGGCTTGCTGCTGTTCATGATGGCTGGCATGACAGTGTCCATGTACCTCTTCCGGGTAACTGTGACCAGTGACTCCCCCAAGGTAAATAAACAGGGACTGGCCGACATCAGGGACAAGGATGAGAAAGCAAGGGCCACCgactctgtctccctctccctggTCTTTCTCTGCTTCTGACTGCCCTTTTCAGTTGTTTGTACCTCCATTCCCCTCTTCTGTACTCTGATGCCCCTCCTTGACTCTGGGCCTGGTTTCTTCTCCTCTCTATGCTCCTCTAGGATGTTGCTTTCTGGACTCCGGCTCTTCACCCTCTCGCTGAGCTCACAGGCTTTACAGAGCATGAGGTGCCCTATCTTTATCTCTGGTTTTCCGCTTGGTGTGTCTCACCTTTGTCCTACCGCCTCTGCCTTGCCCCTAGCCAATCCAGCTTGCACAAGTCCTGAGAAGAGACAGCATCTCACTTGGAGGGATGGCTTCTGAACCTCCCTCCCCTACCTGCACAGGCCCCTGGGTTGGCTGAATGTGGCCCCCACTCCTCTAGCTCTGCAGTCAGCTGTGCTGGGAAGTGGTGTGTGTGGGAGTCACTTACTGTCTGCTTTTACTACAATTATTTGTTCCTGGGGCCAAGCATTCCTCTCTCCTCTGGCAGGGGTAGGTAGGTAAGAGGCTTTCTCAGACTTTAAATGCTACCCTGCACTGCCCTTGCAGCTCTGGATCCTGGTGTTGGGAGCTGTGTTTGGTTTCTCCTCTTATGGTCCCATTGCCTTGTTCGGAGTTATAGCCAATGAGAGTGCCCCTCCCAACTTGTGTGGCACCTCCCATGCCATTGTGGGACTCATGGCCAATGGTAAGTGATACCCCCACTGATGCCTTGCACACAAGCCAGCTAGGGGCTGGAACAAGCCCCACTGGCTCTATCCTCACAATGACTCAGGCTCTTCCCCTGCTCCCTGACAGTGGGCGGCTTTCTGGCTGGGTTGCCCTTCAGCACCATTGCGAAGCATTACAGCTGGAGCACAGCCTTCTGGGTGGCTGAAGTGATCTGTGCGACCAGCACAGGTGCCTTCTTCCTTCTACGAAACATCCGCACCAAGATGGGCCGAGTGCCCAAGAAGGCTGAGTGAAGacagtgcaggctctggagcaTCCTGTCCCACTTGTGGCCTCTCCCctccatgggggtgggggaagggagggaggggactaTCTGACTAGCACCTTTGACTTTCCCTTTCTGCTCCTTTTCCCTCATCCAAGTGGCACTGGAAGTTATCAGTGGCTAATGAGGTCCCAGCTTCCCATCTGATCTCTATTTAAGAGACAACCTTTGTTCTTGGACTCCATTAGCTCCTATTTCCTGGCTTCAAAGAGGAAACCCCTGCACTCAGGGAGTCTCCTatatccttctccctctcttgggccctgccctgtccccatcccaccccatcctCACCTGAGGTGAGGCTCCTCCTGCAGCAGCAGGGCAGCAATGGCCTAGGACCTCTGCCCTGAGGCCTCTCAGCTGGGGGCAACTGCTCCTGCCAATACCTTGGACTCCAGGGGAAGAGGGTCACTCTCACCAATACCCAGGGTACAGTAGGGGGGTATGGGTGGGAGAGTAGAAAGATTTGttacagaaaattaaaactagattTGATACTAAACCCTGTCAGTGAGTCATTCTTTCAAAAACGGTAGTACAGGGacttcccctggtggcgcagtggttaagactccgcgctcccaatgcaggggacccaggttcgatccctggccaggaaactagatcccacatgcatgctgcaactaggagtttgcatgccacaactaaggagcccgcccgccgcaactaagacccggcgcaaccatatagagaaataaataaaataaatattaaaaaaaaaaataaaaagttcttctcaaaaaaaaaaaggggaggtaAAGAAGCCAGAGATAGCTTTTTTGGGGAAATACTCCCTTAATACATGCTTTTTCCACCCCAGAAGAGAGAGACTTCATTCCCCTGGAAGGGAAAGCTGAAGTGTAGATGGACTCCTTTAAACTCATGTCTCTACTGCCTTCAACTTCATACTGCATAattcaatgaacattttgaaGATGAAACTACTGGGTGCCAGGCAGGTTAAGTAATTTGATGGAGGGAGATAACAGTGTAGTCAGAAAGCCTGGGTTCAAACTCAGTCCGCTGGTAACTAGCTTTGAGACTTTGCGGCAGAGAGTTTGTACAGTGCTTGCTGAATCTCATCTGTAATAGAAACAGAATGTACCCCCTGAGGTAAGggagaggattaagtgagataaagcAGTAAAACGTGGCTataagcacttgataaatattccATCATCATTTTCATTATCGTCATCACCACCATACCCACCACCTAGGAAGTCAGTAGCAATTCTGGAACTAGGACCAAGGCTCCTGATTCAAAGTcccatgttcattcattcacttaatgaacatttatttgttttgttttctactaGAACATAGTATCTCATTTTCCCAGAATTCCCTTATCATTCCTGTCTCCCCTCCTGAGGCTTTTTCCCCAAACCATCAATTAGGATAGCAAACACTGAGATCAAAGGAATGTTTATTATAGCATTTATGGGCCTACCTCCTCCATAAATAATCTGTACAGAGTTGGGAAGTAGGACCATAATAGATACAGGAGGAAAGAGAGCATGGTATTAAGGCTCGGGCATTGGTACATGTCATCAGGCTCAGCAACCTCCCATTTTCAAGTGCACTAACAAATGCCGCTGGGATCTCCATCGGAGTGGAAACAGCAGGACCCCTGTTGCAGGATCTCTCAAGAATAtgcggggagtggggggggtCCACTGCAGGTTCAGCCTAAGACCCAGGTCCAAAAGTTCCAGCCTTCTCGGCCACCTCCAGGGCTAACTTCAGGTTCTGGTCAAACAGCTCACACCTAGGCCAGACCCAGGAAGCACAAATAAGGACAAAGTGTGAGGCCTGGCTCTCTCCCCACCTTGGGTGCAGAGGCAGAGCCAGTGGAAACTCTGCTTGAAGAAGGACATAAACCCCAAGGAAAGTCTTTAGTTTctccaaaaaataagtaaaaggctagttacttttgttttatttaaaaataactctaCTACACTTCAAAATGACATTGGGGAAAagcacacagggagggggaacaaGGAGGCTTTGACCAGAAGCTGGGAAGTGGGACCACATACCTGATGGGCATTTCCAGGGAGTAAAATGGATTCTTCAGGGCAAAGTCTGAGTAAATCTCATAAATCTTTCGGAGAAGAGAATCTATCCCAGCCTGCCTAGGATCCGCCAGCACCACAAACTTTATCCCTGGAGAGGGACCAGGAATGATTACCAAAGGGTAGAGAGTGCAGCAAATAATGCTGTCCTTTGTTTGTACAGCACTTTCATATGCCCACTTAAATTTTATCCTTATTGCTACATAAAGCACGAAAAGCAAGATTTTGAATCTACAGGTGAGAGCAGAGAAGTGAAATGACTTTGTTGCATCACATAGCTGACTGAGTGACCAGGCTTTGGGTTCTAGCTCTGTCGCTTACTTCTGGCCTGGGGGCCCCTCAGCAGAAAGTGCCAGGCAAGGAACAAACTCAGGCAGTTTTCAATGATCTGCCTTCAGGGAGTGATGCAATGACAGTCACGATCCAAAGGCCATTTCCATTTCGCATTCAAATTTCATTTTGGAACAACACACCTTCCAAAACGTGTGCAACATGAGATAACATTAAGGTGAGTTTATCTGTGGACAGGATAACCAAGGCTGAGCACGCTCAGTGGCATGGACAAAACTGGCGTCAGATTAAATATTGGCTTTAGATTCACAAAACAAGTAACTGTCTGTGCAGTTGTCCCAGAAAAGGCTAACCAACACTCCCTTGCTTACCAAACCCAACTTGGGTCAATCCCTTCTCCCAACCTGCCCCATCGCATCCCCTTGGCCTATCTAGAGGTGCGTACCTGTCAATGTCTGGAAGCAGTGCAGTTTGAATGTGTCTGTCTCCAGCATCTCAATGCCTGAGCTGCCCTGTTCAGGAGACAGCTGGGAGCCGATTGCGAACAGCCTATTTGCAAAGGAGGCAAAGTTGGGAATGCACCTCATTGCTATAATGGAGAAGTGCTTCTCGAACTTTTCCACTGAAATTACCCTTATCTTCTGAAGAGTTCAAATTACAGCTTGAGAGAGTCAGAAGCAGCAGTATGAACTGCCTGGCAGCAGCatcaaaatttcttaaaaattcattttaattctgCATGTATTTTACATTCATACTTTCCTACAAAACATTGTACATTGAAAACTCTGGGTGAAATTAACATTCCGGGACTATGTACCACGTTTACTCACCCCATAACTATGCATATCCAGTACATCTCATACCATAATTGACAGCAAGAAAAGATCTTAAAGATCATTTAGCTCAATTGCCTtactttaaagatgaagaaacttaaGACTCAGAAAAGAGGTGACTTAGGCAAACAAAATCACACCACTGCCAGCATTACCTACAGCCTAGTCATACTGGATCAATTCTTTTCATGACACAAGAACTGACGATTTAGAAGGAGGAAGGTAAGCACCGCCGCTCAGGAAGTCTCTGAGCGCAGAACCACACTAATCCAGCCAGTCTATGAGCCAAGTGCAGACCGACAAAATCTAGGAAGGCTTGTGAGACTTACGAGTGGAACATGGAGGCCAGCATGAGCTTCTCATTGGAGGTGAGGCGAGGCCGGCCGAATCGAATGGACACCGGGTAGTTAGCAGGGTTGCCCAGGTACTCCAGCACCTCTTTCCCATCGGCCGTGTACTTGCCGCTCACGTCCACACCATTGATGGCCAGCACTGCGTGGCCCACTGCAGAGCCGAAGCTAAGCGTCAACGAAGCCTCAGCTTGGGGATCCCGCCAAGGGGACAATGGACCCGGCCCCAACTCCTcaccccctccgccccccgcccAAAGACACCTGCTCACAACGGCGGCACTGGGCCCCGCCCCCCGGACCCGAGCCTAACCCACCCCGGATGCCGTCGCGCTGGCCGAAGGCAACCAGCACACGCTCGTCATGCAGTTTGAGCAGCAGATCAAGCGGGTAACTGAAAGTTTTCTCAGCCTCGGCCCGTGGCGCGTAGCTGTCCAACTGGTAAATgaggcctccagctttgttcaccACAAACACACTGAAAATTGCCATTGCTGCCGCCGCGACTGTGGGATTGCCTCCCCCTCCCGGCTCCGCCCCGGAACCGCAGCACAGGACCTGCCCCTGGCGCCCCGGCCGCGCTTCCCCTCTCGACCCCGGAGCGCGGCCCGCTGCGGCGCTTGCGCACTTGGAGCACTCCTGGCTGTCAGTAATGCCGGGAAGTTAGTTGTCGGGATCTAGAAAATTGTTTTCCGTCCCTTTTCCCCGGTTTTTAGTGTCAGGAAACGGCAACGTGTGACTGCCTCACAACTAGCCGCAAAATGCAAAAGGTAGGGGCAGCCTCAAGTGCCTCCAGCTGCGGGATGAGGTCACCCTGCCCACAGCCACTTCCGGGCCtgagtcaggcctgagcctccggaCTTCCTCCGCGCGGTCCCGCCCCTTGCCCCGGAAGCACTCGCTGCAGGCGGAGGTTTCTGGGTCTCTTCGCTAAACGCACTTCCTTTTTGTCCGACATCTTAGCGAAGCGAGGTGGTAGCAGTTCCTCTCTCGGCTTCGTTATGGTGAGCTCTGTTTGGGGTCAGCCGGCGTGGTTTTGGGAGCCGGCGGTGCCGGCGCGCATTTGGGGCGGCATCGGAGGAGGGCTCCCAGAACTGCCGGGCCGCGTGTCGAGGCGGGCGGGCTATTGCTTCCCCCATGTGCTCCGGCAGTGGGGTCtgcgcgggggtgggggggtggggcgcaGGCGTAGGGGGAGCGTGGGGCTGCCTTGAGACCTGGCCGCATTCCCGCTTTTCTTCTGTAGCCGCCCAAGGAtgacaagaagaagaaagatgcCGGAAAGTCGGCCAAGAAAGACAAAGACCCAGTGAACAAATCTGGGGGCAAGGCCAAAAAGAAGGTAGGAGTGAGTCGCTTGAACGTTGAGGGAGGCTGCGGGCGCCCGTCCCTTATCGATATATTAACTGACACCTAGCAGATGGCTTGTAAGGTTGTGGGGTCTAGAGTCAGGTTATTACAGCTTATGCTCTTATCACcattctgttttttcttcatttggaaaatgggGTGATATATGCTGTTTGGAAATTTAACAGATGTGTACAGAGCATTTATTTTGATATGTAGCACATAGTGTTATTTTAATTGGTTCCTTGGGGCTCAGTCAGTATCCGAAAGTCTCAATAATAGgttttccacccccccccccaaaccagATGTGTCTTTGATGCCGTTAACGACAACCAGGGTCTTTTTTTACTTTGAATTCTGGGTTTCTAATTATTTAAATCTTAATTTGCGGAGTGTGTGCAAATTTCTGAATTTCATAGATCTCTGTAGGCCAAGGAATAGAGCCACTCTCAGTATAGCCGTAAAACCAAGTAACAATTCTTTGAGGCAGGTTGTTCAAGGAGGGAAGAACTggagcactgatttttttttttttttttggtgagcagAAGTGGTCCAAAGGCAAAGTTCGGGACAAGCTCAATAACCTAGTCTTGTTTGACAAAGCAACATATGACAAACTCTGTAAAGAAGTTCCCAACTATAAGCTTATAACTCCAGCTGTCGTCTCTGAGAGACTGAAGATTCGTGGCTCCTTGGCCAGGGCAGCCCTGCAGGAGCTGCTTAGTAAAGGTGAGAGGGGTGTGTTGTACTGATTTGTATGGTTTTGCACCTTAAATTGGCCTGACCGTGTTAGCCATCTTAAATGCAATAGGTGGTTGTTAGTAATGTAATTCTAACATGTTACCTAGGTTATTGGTTAGTGCCCAATAATGGAAACAGTGATTTTCAAGTTATAGTGTAGTGCTGTGAAGGTGGCCATCCCAAGAGCTGGTGGTGAGTCCCTTGTTTTAAAAGGGTAAGTCAAATTAGATTATAACCAAGAAATGTAGGCATGTCTCCTGAACTCATGCTTAAATTCAACACTTCTGTTTTGGGATGGGATGTAAAACAAATATTTCTAGCGTCTGATTAAGTATTTCATAGTACTATTGTGtgaaaaatttataatttccttCTAGGACTTATTAAACTGGTTTCAAAGCACAGAGCTCAAGTAATTTACACCAGAAATACCAAGGGTGGAGATGCTCCAGCTGCTGGTGAAGATGCATGAACAGGTGAGCAAGAACCCAGGGGTTCATGGTGTAGGAAGTATGCATTCCTTCACAAGGCTCTATAGTTCTgatccttgaattttttttttttttttacaggtccCACCAgctgtatattttgaaaaataaaactttattaaataaGTGGGCATGTCTGTTTCTTAAGAAAGGCAGTTACAAAGGATAATAGTAGGTCTCGGTTTGTTCATTTGGCTTTGAGCATTACAGTGGTTGAAAATGTATTAGGAAACCATTAACTTTTCTTTCTACGTGGCTGCTGTTTGTTTCTTGCCGCGGCTTCAGTTTTGAATTGATGCCTGAGAAGAAATGAAGGGTTAGCAGGACGAAGGGTGAGATCTCCCAAGGGGGAGTGGGTTGGGGTCCTGACACTGGGCCCATACCTGGATTGCCAGCGGCGTCCATTATTCCAGACCCGGCCAAATGAGGGCAGCCAGCCTGCACTGGTACTGGAGTTATGATCAAAGTTGGCCCCAACTCTGTCTGGTGGGAGTTTCTTCAATTTCTGTTTTTCCTCTACAATAAGCAGTTTTATTTCAGCAGGAAGACTTAAAGAACCCATCACCATTTCTGAATTAATTAACTTACTTTCTTTGAGAAACTCTTCATAGGAGGGTCCTATTTGTTGGTTCCCAGAGGTACAGTCCTCATCTTGGACCATCCAGGGAGGTGTGGCACCTGGAAAAGGGAGACCCTTTAAGCAGAAATCAAAGCACTTAGAAAAAGTTTTTAACCTTCAGGCTATTGTGGAACATACCTAGCTATAAGTTCCTACCTAACTGAAAACTATAAATGTTAGTAAACAAAATCCAGGAATTCTGGACCATGGGAAGTTGAGGGGCCTAGGCTAATTTAAAAGGTGCTGATACTTAATAAGCTGTATTGAGGCATGACTGACATAAGACAAACTACACACATTTAAAGCATACAGTTTGAAATGTTTGGGGTGAAATCATCACCACCATGTATCCTTGTgcccctttaaaatattttctagcaCACCTTCCTTATACCCCTtttcccaggcaaccactgatgtgcTTTCTGTTGCTATaggttagtttgcattttctgtaattttgtataaatggaatatattatGTACCCTTGTGTGCCTTTTAGCATAGTTACTTTGAGGTTTTTGTGTTACGCGTGTTTTCAATCATTCCTTCTTTGTTATTGAGTATTTTTTGAAGTGTTCATTTGCTGAGGcacattgagattttttttcaactttgtaagaaactgccaaactgttttccaaagtagttatgccattttgcattcccaccagcagtgtatgagagttcctgcaTATGTAAATGGTCAGTCTTTAtagcctttttaaattttttggccacaccatgtgtcATGTGGtattgttccccaaccagggattgaacccgtgccccctgcattgagagtgcggagccttaaccgctggaccgccagggaagtccctagttttcGCCATTttgatgagcatctttttatacgCCTTTATTGAGTGTTGAGAGGTTTTCATATATTGAGAATACACATCCTTTATTAGATGCTGCTTTACTTTGGAAAAACGTAAGTTTATTATGCTAAAGTTTGTAATCTTCCATTTTTCAAGCAAAGTATTTTTTCTCTTAGTTGAAATACAAGGAGACAAGTGGCTGTAGCATGGCTAATGCCATGGTGGGCACTGTGTAGGGTATAGAAATTTCTCTGGCCCTCAATTGCAacgagttttatttttaaaatttattttattgaagtatagttgatttacaatgttgtgttaatttctgctatacagcaaagtgactcagttatatatgtactctttttcacattctttcccATAATAGTTTaccacaggatattaaatatagttccctgtgctatacagtaggaccttgttgtttagtttatactctttttattttcactcttaagtgtattatttcaaaaaaaattttcacaCTTATATAGTGGTTGAACAAAAACCCTTACAAGAATTACCATGTCTGacattttctaacttttaaaacacattagatctgaaagttaaaaaaaaaaaaaatccggtaAGCAGGTGAATGTACATCTGTTACTTTCCTGAGTTACTCAGATGCATTTGACATACGTGTCTTCGATACCCTTCTGCCAGTGAAAGGCCTAGAACTCGAGTGTGTCCCAAAGATCCCAAGTTCACTGACAGTGCTGTATCTTAATCAACtttattctcttaaaaaaaaaaagcttcttacagtttgagaaacattgcCGTGGGTCTCACCTGAGTGGATGTTACCAATTCCTGGTGTATCCTGTAGTTGGAAATGGGGGGAAAAATCATAAGAAAGCCAAGAGATGATAGGATACTCATAGCCTAGAGGAAGAAATTTTACAGGAGGTGGATGGAACCACTGCCATGATGCTAGTTCTGCACTGGGTTGATGTTAAATCTTACAGAGCACAGTAAATCACTGAAAGACAGTCTTGCCCTCACCAGACTCAAGGTCTTAGTAGCAGAAATGTCCAAAAATAAGTGCCAACTAGATGGTAGGTAAACGAAACCCTTTTCTTAGCATACATACTACTGGGAAAGAGAATTAAGTATGAATTATACAAATTACATTCACAGCTTTTTACATGGGGCTACATATATTTATAACAGTTTTCCATGAAAAAGTGACATTCGAGCTAAGAGCTGAAGGAAGGTGAGGGTTAAGTAGATGATGAGGGAAGGAAAGCATATCATTTAAGACAATGGCAATTACATGTTCAAAAGCGAGAGGAGCACAGTGCAGCTGGAGGATAGAATGTAAGAAAGCAGGTGATGCGATTATTTTCTGTTGTGTTTGGGACAAGATGGCAGTAGTAGGAATTGTTCGAAGGTAGAAGCTGGTAGAGACCAGCTTGTATTCAGGAGATAAAATAGATAAGACATACTCATTGAGGGaatgtgaaaaatgaaagaaaggagggGATAAGAATCTGTAACTACAGTTAATGGAAACACAGGAGTGGTAGGGGTTAGCTTCAGGTACCTGCGGGGTATCTATAAATGTCCCGTATTGAGCTGGAACTATGAATTCTGCACAGCATGAGATTTAGGAGTTGGTACTCCTATGTGGCAGTTGGGGCAGTGTGTGGATAAGATCACCATGGAGGGTGAGGAAAAAGTCTAGGAACGTGATACTATGGGACAGGGCAGCAAGAGGGAAAAGCCTGCTAAGACAGGAATGGCCAGAATACACAGAAAAGCCAGGAGAGACGGGTGTCCTGGGAACTGAGGGGGCATTGGCCCTTTCCCAACTTTCGTATCCATTGTACCTGATGGCCAATGAATGTCAGAGGTTGTCCTGTCTCCATCCAGTCAAGCTCTGGGGCTGGTGGCAGGTCCACATATGAGGGCTGCTGTGAGGTGGAGGCTACTTGGCTGAAAAAGACAAACAGGAGCCAGGCTGGCAGACAAGGTCCTTGAGCCATGAGGATAGCAAAGATGAGATTTGTTCCCTTTTCCCAGCCAGAGTTACAGAATGTTCTAAGAGATGTCAGAACTCCCAATAAGAGGTTTCCTAACAATCTTACCTGTTTGTCCCGTTCCAGCTTCCAGGTGCCGAAGAGCCCTCTTCCGGGTCTGGCACTGTCTGAGGCTGAGTTTGattcaggaaaaataaatgtgtcTAGGATGCTTAAGAATTTTCCTAGGCCATGCTCCCACCCTCCAGACGTAAACAAATTGAGATACTGAGGGTACTGCCCATATCTTGCaaacttccctccctccctccctcccagcctggccCACATCATCTCCACTGACAAAGGCCTGCCCCCTGGTGGGCAGGTAGGGGAATTAAGCCGAGCTGATGAAGCATGGAGTCCATGAATTCTCCTAAGAAGAGCTGGTAGGTGAAATGTTGGACCTGGGAGAAGCAGGAATCAGTGGATTTGGATACTGCGCTGGCTCCTCCGAGGGAAACCAACCTCTAAGACAGACCGAACCACCTCCTGCCGGCTGTGCTCCACCTCACGGATCTGAGCTGCCATCTGTGGGAGGGAGGCTGCTTAGATAGGTACAAAATGGTTGGGGGGCTGGGTCCTTCAGAGGCCTTTCCTTTAACTCACCTCTTTAATCACTTCATCCTCTTTTTCCTCATAGGAATCCAGACTTTTCACCATGGACTTcttgaatctaaaaagaaaaagggcaAGTCCCTGCCAGTTGTGAAAAGATCCTCAGTAGatcatttttctctgaattttgagTAGTGTCAAACTCCCAGAAACAAAATAGTACAGTGAACACCCAAGTACCTCTCCCCTAGattcactgttaacattttgccatactgGCTCCAGTTCGCTTATAAACACATTTCTTTTCTGCCAAGAACATGAGACTTAATTCTAAATTTTTCAGCATGCATCTCCTGGGAACAGGAACAGCCTATGAAACCATTACCATACTTAAGAAAatcaatttccttt is a window of Eschrichtius robustus isolate mEscRob2 chromosome 11, mEscRob2.pri, whole genome shotgun sequence DNA encoding:
- the CENATAC gene encoding centrosomal AT-AC splicing factor isoform X1, whose translation is MAPAERCTVCRQTFFCGRGHVYSRKHQRQLKVALERLLPQVEAARKAVRAAQVERFVPEHERCCWCLCCGCEVRKHLSHGNLTVLHGGLLEHLASPEHKKATNRFWWENKAEFQMKEKFLISPQDYARFKKSMVKSLDSYEEKEDEVIKEMAAQIREVEHSRQEVVRSVLEVGFPRRSQRTSDSARPGRGLFGTWKLERDKQVRLLGNLLLGVLTSLRTFCNSGWEKGTNLIFAILMAQGPCLPAWLLFVFFSQVASTSQQPSYVDLPPAPELDWMETGQPLTFIGHQDTPGIGNIHSGATPPWMVQDEDCTSGNQQIGPSYEEFLKESKLINSEMVMGSLSLPAEIKLLIVEEKQKLKKLPPDRVGANFDHNSSTSAGWLPSFGRVWNNGRRWQSRHQFKTEAAARNKQQPRRKKS
- the CENATAC gene encoding centrosomal AT-AC splicing factor isoform X2, translated to MAPAERCTVCRQTFFCGRGHVYSRKHQRQLKVALERLLPQVEAARKAVRAAQVERFVPEHERCCWCLCCGCEVRKHLSHGNLTVLHGGLLEHLASPEHKKATNRFWWENKAEFQMKEKFLISPQDYARFKKSMVKSLDSYEEKEDEVIKEMAAQIREVEHSRQEVVRSVLEPQTVPDPEEGSSAPGSWNGTNSQVASTSQQPSYVDLPPAPELDWMETGQPLTFIGHQDTPGIGNIHSGATPPWMVQDEDCTSGNQQIGPSYEEFLKEKEKQKLKKLPPDRVGANFDHNSSTSAGWLPSFGRVWNNGRRWQSRHQFKTEAAARNKQQPRRKKS
- the RPS25 gene encoding small ribosomal subunit protein eS25; translation: MPPKDDKKKKDAGKSAKKDKDPVNKSGGKAKKKKWSKGKVRDKLNNLVLFDKATYDKLCKEVPNYKLITPAVVSERLKIRGSLARAALQELLSKGLIKLVSKHRAQVIYTRNTKGGDAPAAGEDA
- the CENATAC gene encoding centrosomal AT-AC splicing factor isoform X4; protein product: MAPAERCTVCRQTFFCGRGHVYSRKHQRQLKVALERLLPQVEAARKAVRAAQVERFVPEHERCCWCLCCGCEVRKHLSHGNLTVLHGGLLEHLASPEHKKATNRFWWENKAEFQMKEKFLISPQDYARFKKSMVKSLDSYEEKEDEVIKEMAAQIREVEHSRQEVVRSVLEVGFPRRSQRTSDSARPGRGLFGTWKLERDKQVRLLGNLLLGVLTSLRTFCNSGWEKGTNLIFAILMAQGPCLPAWLLFVFFSQVASTSQQPSYVDLPPAPELDWMETGQPLTFIGHQDTPGIGNIHSGETHGNVSQTVRSFFFLRE
- the CENATAC gene encoding centrosomal AT-AC splicing factor isoform X3 — encoded protein: MAPAERCTVCRQTFFCGRGHVYSRKHQRQLKVALERLLPQVEAARKAVRAAQVERFVPEHERCCWCLCCGCEVRKHLSHGNLTVLHGGLLEHLASPEHKKATNRFWWENKAEFQMKEKFLISPQDYARFKKSMVKSLDSYEEKEDEVIKEMAAQIREVEHSRQEVVRSVLEVGFPRRSQRTSDSARPGRGLFGTWKLERDKQVRLLGNLLLGVLTSLRTFCNSGWEKGTNLIFAILMAQGPCLPAWLLFVFFSQVASTSQQPSYVDLPPAPELDWMETGQPLTFIGHQVQWIRKLGKGQCPLSSQDTRLSWLFCVFWPFLS
- the TRAPPC4 gene encoding trafficking protein particle complex subunit 4, whose product is MAIFSVFVVNKAGGLIYQLDSYAPRAEAEKTFSYPLDLLLKLHDERVLVAFGQRDGIRVGHAVLAINGVDVSGKYTADGKEVLEYLGNPANYPVSIRFGRPRLTSNEKLMLASMFHSLFAIGSQLSPEQGSSGIEMLETDTFKLHCFQTLTGIKFVVLADPRQAGIDSLLRKIYEIYSDFALKNPFYSLEMPIRCELFDQNLKLALEVAEKAGTFGPGS